gtattattgcaaataaatattttgtatttagtatttagtatttagtattatgtatataactaatatttctatcatgttcatatagtttcaatggacaccatatgaggatccggcaattcgggcagtaattccggaaGAGTTCTTACAAAATTCAAACGCTTGCCAGGTCAAAGTCGTGCTGATCAACTTCGCAACCGTGGAGCCGCACCAGGcagacagagtgctacgacagtttggatgtagacaaccgattcccatGGACCCTAAGGAGtttgacgatcaccacaaaatcgaccttcggctattaggtacgAAATGGCCTTTGTACTGGTCCGGGTACAtagaaatgtgggaaaatcggtATGAATATCaacctactcgggaaccaatcatcgttctggagttagcgtgcgttccagaatacatgccatggtttaggatccatggcaagccgtatttactgacgccagaggagaggcagcggcaaatacgtgtcggaagggaaagacgcgggcctctaaatccaagacgacaagACGAACAAGgtagcccctcaacgaggcccagacattcacccggctcatcatcagcggccatgcaatcaccggacccaacgagagcaccgagaCATTCACCCAACACGGTAattcaaccgatgatacccactcaaccgccttttcagacgatgccaggtgcgtttcctatcccttatatgtatccttttctgagtcctatggcaggttggagccaaatgcccggttcagctccattttCTGTTACGCCAAGTGGGCcaccgatgtataggccagcggggcacgagggatcgcaagagaggccgtcggggagctctcctttttaccaatccctaACAatgtatgggtttcaaacaccctCGCCCttcgtgatgcaaacacctccacatacactattcttcgaaggtggatcatcgtcccaagtccgacaaccagatgccgtaccggaagaaccagaatccccgcCGGAGGAACAACAACCGCCGCCGGAAGCTAGAGAAATGAGGAATCCAGCGtgtaaccgtcgacggccgccatgtggcactgaatcccccgggcatagacattgattgtcgtatttaaaattatttgtataaatattttgaatattttgagtttgtttgatgtaataaaatagaagttttattgatgtaaaaaagttttaaaattttttgagttattttgatattatttgatgtaataaaatagaagttttattgatgtaataaaaattgaaatttttttgagttattttgatattatttgatgtaataaaatagaagttttattgatgtaataaaattggaatttctttgagttgttttgatattatttgatgtaataaaatagaagttttattgatgtaataaaattgaattttttgagttattttgatattatttgatgtaataaaatagaagttttattgatgtaataaaatttaaattttttgagttattttgatattatttgatgtaataaaatagaagttttattgatgtaataaaaatttaaattttttgagttattttgatattatttgatgtaataaaatagaagtttatatgatgtaataaaatagaagtttatttgatgtgataaaaattgaaaaccctaacctaattaaattgaaaaccctaacctaattaagttaaaaaccctaacctaattaaattaaaaaccctaacctatttaagttgaaaaccctaacctaattaagtgcagctagtataccggcttccctgtcgatcaaatgcagctagtataccggcgccccgatctgaaataacacagatatcaggttgggggcacacatgcctccttaacctagagagaaagaaatcctagtcatcagacgactcccccggtgttattgcaaatgcaattggaagaattctcccaccgccatcctgtgccactgtaagcaatagccgatgagtatacctaccgaatATAAatgtaccgtcaatttgtaccaaagGCTTGCAGTAcggaaatgcgtctcggcattgcttaaaggtccaaaaaaggcgtttgaacactttaCATCCACGTAacaatcggccgttgtagtacgcatcttccgtttcaaggtctatGATGGCACCTgagacgtatctctctagcacctaacaccactgccatatttcattatacgaggcgtcccacccactatgcatcttctccaacgccttttgcttagctatccaagccttgcggtaagagggagtgtaccccatttggctacggatactGGCAATTAACACCAAGATCAAGTCCGGATCTGCTCTTACTGGTAGGCgatatcaagctagctaacatagctgaatccatcttgggatgatcttgtgaaacacctattaacggagtacattaaataatgcaacattacataataaaagtattattcatataccgtcaatactgtacctgcagcacatgtatgtggacctttgtacttttttttatctctcacaaccctgtccttttccttaacgaggcgtagattttctatgaacatgtgccgtcttgcactgcacacttcgcctcaaacttatcaggtttggatttaacgacgtagtagttaacgccgtttttgatgttatgttgtttcaaagcaccaataaaactatccttgttggtaaactgattaccaacttcaaattcagcagaatctacccccgaacttgtacgatcacgcaaccggtgtggtagatctggaaactctaacgcatcatctgcagagagatcgacattatgcatgtgggccggaggtgagtatgctctgaatcgtggattttcttcttcgtctgaactcctttcagcatcttcaggttctgttggaataggctccgattcagaaaataagccaacttctgcaccatccggcccgggctctcgaggtggatccgcatcggagtcatcttctaacccacaatcatctgcagcatacgaggtcccctcaccggttgacgtcgtagggagtatgTCATCCCTTCTTcggggcatttgataacgtccccaattgggtGTAGATTGCCACCCATTAGAACTTGATgtcgttccccagtacgtatttctaGCATCAGACGTCGAGCCACcaacgtacatgtcccatccaccgacagagtgtcttgcgggggatgtgcattcgacaccgctaccgaacatgggttgttccatattttgtaacccactaaccgagtgtcggccaggggtcatgtatacatctcgaacactggtcgcaagtacatcagttggcgatgtaaattgtacatataactcaatataagctGCTCCACTAGCAaaatgagtctgcaccattgcctccaagctacgagtaCATTTTATGttgaacgagtcatatgtcactgGATCAACAGAataacaaaatcgatacgtgatagacagaactttcattagcgtcgttccgaaaattttgcacctaattcttttacgaagttctgtcaaatctatgttctggttaaaaactaGTCGCACCGTATTTttcgacaaaaaaacaacaccattctcagtgtggcaaacctcaccatcatagtaaataacaacattaatacgttcactcatatttgaaactctaactttcttagcctctctaaattgtttctgctctgacttatgcattctgagaacattttctgcctaatttataaCCTCAGCCCAAACaggctactgtagcaaaagtgcGTCCCCAAGGGCGTgattttcacaaattcttctcaaatagcatcctgctagaagcaaatttatactatttgctcagaaacgttaaaaaaaattatttcatccaTAACCTACTGTAGTAAGAGCACGtccacgagggcacgatttcaAAATTTCTTCTCAAGTAGCATcttgctagaagcgattttatactatttgctcagaaaggtcaaaaaaaattatttcttccctgacctaaaaaccctaaaaagcctgaacCCTAGGCCCTAAAAGCCGAAAAAACCTAACGTGTTGGCCGACATCGCTGCCACAGTAGCTCGATATGCTGACTCAGTAGGAAATTGCTTCCTctaggacgcgatttcctgCTGAGTCAGCACATCGCGCTAACATGGCAGCGATATCCTGACATCGTGCTGACGTGGCAgcgattttgggaaaaatggACCAATCCTGTAAATAATTAAGTAGTTGGCCCATTtctgtaattaatgaaaaaaatgagctttttttagtaaaatgcCCAAAGTAGCGGGGGTAATTAGTGTtatagaattatactttttctgtcaaaatttagtattactttagaaaaaaaatttataatataaggaTAATTAAGTTATAGAGTACCAATCCACCTCTTGTAATAAATgccaaaagaaataaaattcaagagattcTTACAAATGATCTTAACCAGCTATAAAAACGTCAACGACTTTGACTAATGTGCAGCGTGTATCCTAAGCTCAACTCAGAATTCCATTGAATCCAACTGTAATCTTCCTTTGGTTTGAACCATCCGCCAGCTCAAAAAAACCAACTGCAAACCCCGGAACACCCGAACCCCAAAGATGGGTGTAACGCCGAAAATTGCTCCATCCATGCTTTCATCGGACTTCGCTAACTTAGCATCAGAGGCAAAGCGCATGCTTGATTTCGGTGCTGATTGGCTTCACATGGATATCATGGTAAAATTTGTTTCTAACTTTGCTTCTTTTCTGGATTCTCAAGAGAAACGAAATGATTTTCAACATTCTAACTTTTTCTGCTTTCTGGGCTTCTTTCTGCAGGATGGGTATGTTTCATTGCTTTCGTGGACTTCTCTTCTCTAGGATTTTGCATCTTTATCTTTCTATTTCTTCTCTACTTcctgtttttgttatttttatacgTTTGGTTTTTTTTCAGCTATTTTATATTTGCTAATCTTTTTAGTGAAGATTATTAACTTATACTTAAGCCTTATGTTTCTGTCATCCATAAAATCATGATCTATGGTTTGAAAAAAACGTTTAAGAGTTGTCTACTTTGGGTGAGGATATGATTATGTGTTAGGAAATTGAAAGACTCAATGATCTTTGCTTTATAGCTTGAAAAGTTACTTTCAGAAACTTTGGGATTTTGGAAGGTTTTGTTGATGGAATGTAAAGGACCTTACTTAACTGTTTAAATTGAATACAATCTTCTGTGCTTTTAATGACTAATCTTACTGTTAAATGAACTTTTGAAATTGGATTGGTTTATGCAGGGTGCAAGTTATTCAGGTTCTTAAGCTTTGTTTGATATCTTGCTATAGTTTTTTAATGATGATTTCTTATGTTCTGGTTAACACTAGAGCTTTTGATCTGCATTACGTATTATTTACTTAGTCCTTCATGTTTACATTATTGGGTACTTGTAGATATGCTTACATGTTCattgttaaattttgtatatagGCATTTTGTCCCCAACTTAACCATTGGCGCTCCAGTCATTGAGAGTTTAAGAAAGCACACAAAGTAACATTCTTTGTGCACTTGCATTATTCTGGCTTTTCAATATTAGCTACAAGTTTACAATTCTAAATAGATCAAGTATTCTTCTTCTCTTACAGGGCATTTCTTGATTGCCACCTTATGGTCACTAATCCTATTGATTATGTTGAACCTTTGGGTAAAGCCGGTGCTTCCGGTTTTACTTTTCATGTTGAAGTATCCAAAGGTGGGTTTTGATTGTCTTTATGGTTTTTGTTTTACTCACTGACATCTTTTTGTGGAGATACGCACCCAACCTGCAAGGTATTGTCTGCTTCGGTCTGAAAGCCTCATGGTTTTGTTCCAAAAAAGATGCCATAGCCAAAGTTTCTGCATATGTATTGTAGTAGATCCTCAACGATTCTCAATGTAGTTTTCTATTCCTTGTTTCCTTAAGCAAAGATACCGCGTTACCTTTTGCAGAAAACTGGCAAGAACTTATCCAAAAAATTAAGTCAAAAGCCATGAGGCCCGGTGTGGCATTAAAGCCTGGAACACTGATTGAGGAGGTTTATCCTCTGGTATGGATTTCCTTCCTTCTCTAATTTTTGAGGTTTCAAATCTGCTTGTTCTTGGACTTGAATAAGGCTGTAGCTAATTCATCCATGTCTATCACAtagcattttttaaaatttttatttgatcttGTTAGAGTTGtctgacccaaattctaagagattgcttgcaagtcaagttaaacaaaatatatttttttctagaacatttagtatttattagtataatatatttagcatttattagcatagtttatttgacttactaatttagcctataaataggttcttttacaacattaaaaaatacacccattagagattagaactcataatatatttagagaattttgtgtttacattttgagggttctttgttttcgggttttcgggtttctggggtttagtttttatctctcatcttttgtactcttcgttcttttttcattatagtaaaattgtCTTTGCCagtggttttttatcctttttggaGGGGGTTTTcaacgttaaatttgtgtgttcaatttctcaatttattccgctattttttgttacttgttgcttaatcgggtcgatcctaacagatcttttttttttatctcttgtGTGGGTGATTTTTTAATAGGTTGACAGTGAAAATCCGGTGGAAATGGTTCTTGTAATGACTGTAGAACCTGGATTTGGTGGTCAAAAGTTCATGCCTCAAATGATGGATAAGGTGCCACTTCATTTCttactttcaattttatttcagaGTTTCTATCTTTTATGTGAATGACATTTCTCTTACTTTCTTTTGGAGGTTCGTGTTCTAAGGAAGAAGTACCC
This genomic window from Gossypium raimondii isolate GPD5lz chromosome 10, ASM2569854v1, whole genome shotgun sequence contains:
- the LOC128033750 gene encoding serine/threonine-protein phosphatase 7 long form homolog, yielding MDGGKIEMGWLRDTFPDSDEDSTEIERIRYARAYILQIIGGYLMPDTSRSRVHLRWLLKIVDFKEADEFSWGSAVLATLYREMCGATRPRRAKIGGYLSLLQSWARFRFPFLRPRMDHPYTFPLITRWNHPASHARLPTELEDIRLLLDQRSEAQFQWTPYEDPAIRAVIPEEFLQNSNACQVKVVLINFATVEPHQADRVLRQFGCRQPIPMDPKEFDDHHKIDLRLLGTKWPLYWSGYIEMWENRYEYQPTREPIIVLELACVPEYMPWFRIHGKPYLLTPEERQRQIRVGRERRGPLNPRRQDEQGSPSTRPRHSPGSSSAAMQSPDPTRAPRHSPNTVIQPMIPTQPPFQTMPGAFPIPYMYPFLSPMAGWSQMPGSAPFSVTPSGPPMYRPAGHEGSQERPSGSSPFYQSLTMYGFQTPSPFVMQTPPHTLFFEGGSSSQVRQPDAVPEEPESPPEEQQPPPEAREMRNPACNRRRPPCGTESPGHRH
- the LOC105778098 gene encoding ribulose-phosphate 3-epimerase, cytoplasmic isoform isoform X2, with translation MGVTPKIAPSMLSSDFANLASEAKRMLDFGADWLHMDIMDGHFVPNLTIGAPVIESLRKHTKAFLDCHLMVTNPIDYVEPLGKAGASGFTFHVEVSKENWQELIQKIKSKAMRPGVALKPGTLIEEVYPLVDSENPVEMVLVMTVEPGFGGQKFMPQMMDKVRVLRKKYPSLDIEVDGGLGPSTIEMAASAGANCIVAGSSIFGAAEPGTVISHMRNCVLENQEKC
- the LOC105778098 gene encoding ribulose-phosphate 3-epimerase, cytoplasmic isoform isoform X1, with amino-acid sequence MFWLTLELLICITYYLLSPSCLHYWVLVDMLTCSLLNFVYRHFVPNLTIGAPVIESLRKHTKAFLDCHLMVTNPIDYVEPLGKAGASGFTFHVEVSKENWQELIQKIKSKAMRPGVALKPGTLIEEVYPLVDSENPVEMVLVMTVEPGFGGQKFMPQMMDKVRVLRKKYPSLDIENVPIQISDIARKMKCQSNIHGHSCLLKKWWV